TTTAACGCTCAAAATTGCATTGAAAGAGAAAAAAAAGTGCAAATTTGCAAATTCTTTTTGCTCTAGTTATTAAACTCACTTTTAAAATTCATAAAACCAAATATTTATGTGCGGAATTGTTGGATACATTGGAAATAAAGAAGCATATCCTATTCTGATTAAAGGATTACAACGACTGGAATATCGTGGCTATGACAGTGCCGGCATTGCTATAGTAGATAATGATAGACTGAAAGTTTATAAAGCCAAAGGTAAAGTTGCTGATTTAATTGAATTTGCACAGCAAAAAAATATTGAGGGAACTGTAGGAATTGCTCATACTCGTTGGGCTACACATGGAGAACCAAATCAAATAAATGCGCATCCTCATTATTCCCAGTCGGAAGAGTTAGCCATTATACATAATGGTATTATAGAAAACTATGCCGTATTAAAACAAGGTTTAACGGAACACGGATATACATTTCAGAGCGAAACAGATACTGAAGTACTTGTACAACTTATAGAGTACATAAAAAAATCAAATAACATTGATTTGCCCACAGCCGTACAACTCGCTCTTAATGAGGTAATTGGCGCTTATGCTATTGCTGTAATAGAAAAAGGAAATTCCGATTTAATTGTTGCAGCACGCAAAGGAAGTCCGCTCGTAGTAGGAATTGGAGAAGGAGAATATTTTCTTGCTTCAGATGCAACACCAATTGTAGAATACACTGATAAAGTAGTTTATGTGGGTGATGAAGAAATTGTTACAATTCGCAGAAATGAACCATTGAGAATAAAAACAATTGGAAATATAGAAAAAACGCCGGAAATTAATAAGTTAGAATTAACGTTAAGTCAGTTAGAAAAAGGCGGATATCCGCATTTTATGCTGAAAGAAATTTTTGAGCAGCCAAAAACGTTAGCAGACAGTATGCGCGGACGTGTAAATGTGGATTTTAATAACATCACACTTGCCGGCTTTATCGATAATAAGGACAAATTTCTAAATGCAAAACGTATTATCATTACTGCCTGTGGAACATCTTGGCATTCGGCGTTGATTGGGAAATATGCAATGGAAGAATTTGCGCGTATTCCGGTAGAAGTAGAATACTCTTCAGAATTTAGATATAGGAATCCCATTATAAATTCCGAAGATATTGTAATTGCTATTTCACAATCGGGCGAAACTGCTGATACATTGGCTGCTATTGAACTCGCAAAACAACATGGAGCTTTTATTTTTGGTATTTGTAATGTGGTTGGTTC
The genomic region above belongs to uncultured Paludibacter sp. and contains:
- the glmS gene encoding Glutamine--fructose-6-phosphate aminotransferase (isomerizing), with amino-acid sequence MCGIVGYIGNKEAYPILIKGLQRLEYRGYDSAGIAIVDNDRLKVYKAKGKVADLIEFAQQKNIEGTVGIAHTRWATHGEPNQINAHPHYSQSEELAIIHNGIIENYAVLKQGLTEHGYTFQSETDTEVLVQLIEYIKKSNNIDLPTAVQLALNEVIGAYAIAVIEKGNSDLIVAARKGSPLVVGIGEGEYFLASDATPIVEYTDKVVYVGDEEIVTIRRNEPLRIKTIGNIEKTPEINKLELTLSQLEKGGYPHFMLKEIFEQPKTLADSMRGRVNVDFNNITLAGFIDNKDKFLNAKRIIITACGTSWHSALIGKYAMEEFARIPVEVEYSSEFRYRNPIINSEDIVIAISQSGETADTLAAIELAKQHGAFIFGICNVVGSSIPRNTHSGCYTHVGPEIGVASTKAFTAQVTVLTMLAMLMGKEKGILSNDYYLKLINELSIIPEKIDEILKKNEQIEDLSRIFTYAQNFIYLGRGYNFPVALEGALKLKEISYIHAEGYPAAEMKHGPIALISHEMPVVVIATQSSTYEKVISNIQEIKARKGKIISIVTEGDEVVKKLSDYSISIPETEECLSPLLAVIPLQLLAYHIAVVKGCDVDQPRNLAKSVTVE